From Roseburia hominis, the proteins below share one genomic window:
- a CDS encoding sirohydrochlorin cobaltochelatase: MGKKAILVVSFGTSYLDTLKKTITAIEHEIAEEFPTYQVYRAFTSQMILNKLKKQNGLCFLNVREAMEQMRSDGIQSVIIQPTHVINGIEYDGMMQDISGYEQDFESIRVGKPLLSSVRDYKQAVHAVMESVELEPDEALILMGHGTEHHANSAYPTLEYTFHLLGYHQVLVGTVEGFPELQDVLARMEIAGLKKVTLLPFMVVAGDHANNDMAGEDNSWKQTMKDAGYEVRTLIRGLGENPAIRSMFVQHVREAM, translated from the coding sequence ATGGGGAAAAAGGCGATATTGGTGGTGAGTTTTGGAACCAGTTATCTGGATACGCTAAAGAAGACGATTACGGCGATTGAGCATGAGATTGCAGAGGAATTTCCCACGTATCAGGTCTATCGGGCATTTACCAGCCAGATGATCTTAAATAAACTGAAAAAACAAAACGGGCTTTGTTTCCTGAATGTGAGGGAGGCTATGGAGCAGATGCGCTCCGACGGGATTCAGAGTGTGATCATTCAGCCGACTCATGTGATCAACGGAATCGAGTATGACGGTATGATGCAGGATATCAGCGGATATGAACAGGATTTCGAGAGTATCCGGGTAGGGAAACCGCTTCTGAGCAGTGTCAGAGATTATAAACAGGCGGTACACGCCGTGATGGAGAGCGTGGAGCTTGAGCCGGACGAGGCGCTGATCCTGATGGGCCACGGAACGGAGCACCATGCCAATTCCGCCTATCCGACATTGGAATATACCTTCCATCTTCTGGGATACCATCAGGTGCTTGTGGGAACGGTGGAAGGCTTTCCGGAGCTGCAAGATGTGCTTGCGAGAATGGAAATCGCCGGACTTAAGAAGGTAACGCTGCTCCCCTTCATGGTAGTGGCAGGCGACCACGCCAATAATGATATGGCGGGGGAGGACAACTCCTGGAAGCAGACGATGAAGGATGCCGGGTATGAGGTCCGGACATTGATTCGCGGACTGGGTGAAAATCCTGCCATTCGGAGCATGTTCGTACAGCATGTGCGCGAAGCGATGTGA
- a CDS encoding cob(I)yrinic acid a,c-diamide adenosyltransferase: protein MKEKGLLHIYCGDGKGKTTAATGLAIRAAGSGLTVLFARFLKNENSGELSILDRIPEIEVIHLEKSFGFFRTLNVAEQEECIRVYRKLWENVVQKIQSGGYDMLVLDEFAAAYSYGMIGQAEALTFFKQRPENLEVVLTGRNPAPELIEIADYVSEVQKRKHPFDQGIRARRGIEF, encoded by the coding sequence ATGAAGGAAAAAGGTCTGCTGCACATTTACTGTGGGGATGGCAAGGGAAAGACCACGGCAGCTACCGGGCTTGCGATCCGGGCGGCGGGGAGTGGACTTACGGTGCTCTTTGCCCGTTTCCTGAAAAATGAGAATTCGGGCGAGCTAAGTATTCTTGACCGGATTCCGGAGATTGAAGTGATTCATCTGGAAAAGAGTTTCGGTTTTTTCCGCACGTTAAACGTGGCGGAGCAGGAGGAATGTATCCGGGTCTATCGAAAGCTTTGGGAAAATGTAGTTCAGAAGATTCAGAGCGGCGGCTATGATATGCTGGTGCTGGACGAATTTGCCGCGGCCTATTCCTATGGCATGATCGGGCAGGCGGAGGCGCTTACTTTTTTTAAGCAGCGCCCAGAAAATCTGGAGGTCGTACTGACCGGGAGAAATCCGGCCCCGGAGCTTATAGAGATTGCCGATTATGTCTCTGAGGTGCAAAAAAGAAAACACCCCTTTGATCAGGGGATCCGGGCAAGAAGAGGGATTGAGTTTTAA